Proteins encoded in a region of the Zunongwangia endophytica genome:
- a CDS encoding efflux RND transporter permease subunit, with protein sequence MLNKSIKFLIENKLVAVILLIVLVGWGMVNAPFQWSLGALPHNPVAVDAIPDLGENQQIVFTKWDGRSPQDIEDQITYPLTTSLLGIPGVKTIRSSSMFGFSSIYIIFEEDVEFYWSRSRILEKLNSLPNGLLPEEVSPSLGPDATALGQIYWYTLEGRDKDGNVTGGWDLQELRSIQDFYVKYALSSAGGVSEVASIGGYVQEYQIDVQPEKMRQYNISLQEVVKAVKESNREIGAQTLEINQAEYLVRGLGYVKSIEDIENAVVSSKDFAALKVSDIAKVSLGPAARRGILDKEGAEVVGGVVVARNGANPMEVIENVKDKIASISGGLPSKKLADGTTSQLTIVPFYDRSELINETLGTLNEALSLEILITIFVIVIMVFNLRASILISGLLPVAVLMVFIAMKFFNVDANIVALSGIAIAIGTMVDVGVILSENIIRHIDEDEQNSPINTVVYNATTEVSGAIITAVLTTIISFVPVFTMVGAEGKLFRPLAFTKTMALTASIIVALFLIPPFAASIFRKRTIRKNFNLGIQAILILFGIAAVFYGIWLGLVLIALGISGILKAKRFTSEKQHNWIVVGIISTSIVLMLAIFWRPLGLETAVFWNVIMVAILCFGLLFFFQLFRRNYTRILHWALANKILFLILPISIISAGFVIMRNTGQEFMPSLNEGSFLLMPTSMPHAGVSENKRILQQLDMAVAYIPEIKTVVGKAGRIESALDPAPLNMYENIIQYKSEFMLNKKGERQRYKIDEGGFFILKNKKLAIDGSNRFTERDIPDSINSSFKINRKQLIPDDDGEYFRNWRPSIHSPDDIWNEISSATKLPGITSAPKLQPIETRLVMLQTGMRAPMGIKVKGQDLAEIESFGMKLEEILKEAEGVNKEAVFADRIVGKPYLLIDIKRDRLARYGISVSDVQDVLEVAVGGKMLSQTVEGRERYSIRVRYPRELRDSPEDLKSIYVPLEGGKPVPLNELVEIRYEKGPQVIKSEDTFLIGYVLFDKMDGFAEVDVVENAQQKIQQKIDSGALKVPQGINYEFTGNYENQLRAAKTLSIVVPLALLIIFMILYFQFKSVSTSFIVFTGIAVAFGGGFIMIWLYGQEWFLNFSLFGENLRDLFQMHTINLSVAVWVGFIALFGIATDDGVVMATYLTQTFSKNEPENIKAIRASVVEAGEKRIRPCLMTTATTILALLPVLTSTGRGSDIMIPMAIPSFGGMLIALITLFVVPVLFCWKKEMVLKRRELSS encoded by the coding sequence ATGCTGAATAAAAGCATTAAATTTTTAATTGAAAATAAACTAGTTGCCGTTATCTTACTTATTGTTTTAGTAGGATGGGGAATGGTGAATGCACCTTTCCAATGGAGTCTAGGAGCGCTGCCGCACAATCCCGTAGCAGTAGATGCTATACCCGATCTTGGCGAAAATCAACAAATTGTTTTTACTAAGTGGGATGGACGATCGCCACAGGATATAGAAGATCAAATTACTTATCCATTAACAACTTCTTTGTTGGGAATACCTGGAGTTAAAACCATTCGAAGTTCTTCGATGTTTGGTTTTTCAAGTATCTATATCATTTTTGAAGAGGATGTAGAATTTTACTGGAGCCGAAGCCGAATTCTGGAAAAATTAAACTCTTTACCAAACGGATTGCTACCGGAAGAAGTTAGTCCCTCTTTAGGGCCAGATGCCACCGCTTTAGGCCAGATTTATTGGTATACTTTAGAAGGTCGCGATAAAGATGGAAATGTTACCGGCGGTTGGGATCTCCAGGAATTACGAAGTATTCAGGATTTTTATGTGAAATATGCTTTGTCTAGCGCTGGTGGTGTTTCAGAAGTTGCTTCGATTGGTGGTTATGTTCAGGAATATCAAATTGATGTGCAGCCTGAAAAAATGCGTCAATACAACATCAGTTTACAGGAGGTTGTAAAAGCGGTCAAAGAAAGTAATCGAGAAATTGGCGCACAAACTTTAGAAATTAATCAGGCAGAATATCTGGTACGTGGACTGGGATATGTAAAGTCTATCGAGGATATCGAAAATGCGGTAGTCTCTTCTAAAGATTTTGCAGCTTTAAAAGTAAGCGATATTGCCAAAGTATCTTTAGGCCCAGCAGCACGCCGAGGAATTCTAGATAAAGAAGGCGCCGAGGTGGTTGGCGGAGTAGTAGTTGCCAGAAATGGCGCTAACCCAATGGAAGTTATCGAAAATGTAAAAGATAAAATTGCGTCAATAAGTGGTGGTTTACCTTCTAAAAAATTAGCCGATGGGACCACTTCACAGCTTACCATTGTTCCGTTTTATGATCGGTCGGAATTGATAAATGAAACCTTAGGCACCTTAAACGAGGCGCTAAGTTTAGAAATCTTAATCACGATTTTTGTTATTGTGATTATGGTTTTTAACCTGAGAGCTTCGATTCTTATTTCGGGATTACTTCCTGTAGCAGTTTTGATGGTTTTTATCGCCATGAAATTTTTTAATGTCGATGCCAATATTGTAGCACTTTCTGGGATTGCCATCGCAATTGGAACCATGGTCGATGTAGGCGTGATTCTTTCAGAAAATATTATTCGGCATATAGATGAAGATGAACAAAATTCACCGATAAATACGGTAGTTTATAATGCTACGACTGAAGTTTCTGGAGCAATTATTACTGCGGTTCTAACCACAATTATAAGTTTTGTACCTGTATTTACTATGGTTGGTGCAGAGGGTAAATTATTCCGTCCACTGGCTTTCACAAAAACCATGGCGCTTACTGCTTCTATTATTGTTGCATTATTTTTAATTCCGCCTTTTGCTGCTAGTATTTTCAGAAAAAGAACAATCCGTAAAAACTTCAATTTAGGAATTCAGGCAATTTTGATCTTATTCGGAATTGCTGCTGTTTTTTATGGAATTTGGCTTGGTTTGGTTTTAATAGCTTTAGGTATTTCGGGAATATTAAAAGCAAAACGTTTTACTTCTGAAAAACAACATAATTGGATTGTTGTGGGTATTATTTCAACTTCTATCGTGTTGATGTTAGCGATATTTTGGAGACCACTTGGTTTGGAAACGGCTGTTTTTTGGAATGTAATTATGGTCGCGATACTATGTTTTGGTTTGCTATTCTTTTTTCAATTATTCCGAAGAAATTATACTCGAATCTTACATTGGGCATTGGCGAATAAAATTTTATTTCTAATTCTTCCAATTTCAATTATTAGTGCCGGTTTTGTAATAATGCGAAACACGGGGCAAGAATTTATGCCTTCGTTAAATGAAGGTTCATTTTTACTGATGCCAACTTCGATGCCACACGCCGGAGTTTCTGAAAACAAACGAATTTTACAGCAATTGGATATGGCGGTTGCTTATATTCCTGAAATTAAAACTGTGGTTGGAAAAGCCGGGAGAATCGAGTCTGCTTTAGATCCTGCACCTTTAAATATGTACGAGAATATTATTCAGTATAAATCAGAATTTATGCTGAATAAAAAAGGCGAGCGCCAACGCTACAAAATTGATGAAGGTGGCTTTTTTATACTGAAAAATAAAAAGCTAGCCATCGATGGAAGCAATCGGTTTACTGAAAGAGATATCCCAGATTCGATAAATTCAAGCTTTAAAATTAATCGAAAACAACTAATTCCCGATGATGATGGTGAGTATTTCAGGAATTGGCGTCCTTCAATACATTCGCCAGATGATATTTGGAACGAGATTTCATCAGCTACAAAATTACCGGGTATCACCTCAGCGCCAAAACTGCAACCTATAGAAACCAGATTGGTAATGCTTCAAACCGGAATGCGCGCTCCAATGGGAATTAAAGTTAAAGGACAAGATTTGGCGGAAATAGAATCTTTTGGAATGAAGCTGGAAGAAATTTTAAAAGAAGCTGAAGGAGTAAACAAAGAAGCCGTGTTTGCCGATCGAATTGTAGGGAAACCTTATTTGCTAATTGATATTAAACGAGATCGATTAGCGAGATACGGAATTTCGGTGAGCGATGTGCAGGATGTTTTAGAAGTGGCAGTTGGCGGAAAAATGCTAAGCCAAACGGTTGAAGGGCGAGAGCGCTATTCCATTAGAGTACGTTATCCAAGAGAACTTCGCGATTCTCCAGAAGATTTAAAGAGTATTTATGTTCCGCTAGAAGGAGGAAAGCCTGTTCCGCTAAATGAGCTGGTAGAAATACGTTACGAAAAAGGCCCGCAAGTGATTAAAAGTGAAGATACTTTTTTAATCGGCTATGTACTTTTTGATAAAATGGATGGTTTTGCTGAGGTTGATGTCGTGGAAAATGCACAGCAAAAAATTCAACAAAAAATAGACTCCGGAGCATTAAAAGTTCCGCAGGGAATCAATTATGAGTTTACCGGAAACTACGAAAATCAGCTTCGTGCAGCCAAAACACTTTCTATAGTAGTTCCGCTGGCTTTACTGATTATTTTTATGATTCTGTATTTTCAGTTTAAATCGGTTTCCACCTCTTTTATTGTTTTTACCGGAATAGCCGTAGCCTTTGGTGGCGGTTTTATAATGATTTGGCTTTACGGACAAGAATGGTTTTTAAATTTTAGTCTGTTTGGCGAAAATCTTAGAGACTTATTCCAGATGCATACCATTAATTTAAGTGTTGCCGTTTGGGTTGGTTTTATTGCGCTCTTCGGAATTGCAACCGATGATGGTGTGGTGATGGCAACGTACCTTACTCAGACTTTCAGTAAAAACGAACCAGAGAATATCAAAGCAATTCGAGCTTCTGTGGTGGAAGCCGGAGAGAAACGAATACGGCCATGCTTAATGACAACAGCAACGACAATTTTAGCATTGTTGCCGGTTTTAACGAGTACAGGTCGCGGTAGTGATATTATGATCCCTATGGCGATACCAAGTTTTGGCGGAATGCTAATCGCGTTAATCACACTTTTTGTAGTCCCGGTGTTGTTTTGCTGGAAGAAAGAGATGGTGTTGAAGAGAAGAGAATTGAGTAGTTAG
- a CDS encoding TolC family protein, translating to MLTKKTYKILPIWMMLLFSFATEAQQLEAYIQEAQESNPMVEAIRAKYDISKEQINAVNSLPNTEFSAGYFVSEPETRTGPQQAKFSVKQMLPWFGTISAKQHYASSLAEEDQIEVETALRKLRLSVSSAYFQLYEWQKKIEVVQENIDLLRVYEELALNGVEVGKAGAVDILKLQMQQNKLKDQLINLQNNLNAEKVAFNRLLNKENNASVAIIDTLLLPGEEAKFSAIKIHPELSKLDKTLESIDFAEAINQKEAAPQFGLGLDYINVGTRTDMAIPDNGKDIVMPMISFSVPIFNHKYSSVTAQNKLRKKQVSATKNQRLNELESRLSKALENRNSARNSVEIQLRNIELTKDAEAILMRSYESETLDFRDVLDIQEMRLEYQMKLAEAVSDYFKQAAMVEYLVD from the coding sequence ATGTTAACTAAAAAAACATATAAAATACTACCTATTTGGATGATGCTGCTGTTTTCTTTTGCAACGGAAGCCCAACAATTAGAGGCTTATATTCAGGAAGCTCAGGAGAGTAATCCTATGGTCGAGGCGATCCGAGCTAAATATGATATTTCTAAAGAGCAGATCAATGCTGTAAATTCGTTGCCAAATACCGAATTTTCTGCAGGATATTTTGTTAGCGAACCAGAAACCAGAACGGGTCCACAGCAAGCAAAATTTTCAGTAAAGCAAATGCTTCCTTGGTTCGGAACGATTTCAGCGAAGCAGCATTATGCTAGTTCTCTTGCAGAAGAGGATCAAATTGAAGTTGAAACCGCATTACGAAAACTAAGATTGTCGGTTTCTAGTGCCTATTTTCAGTTATATGAATGGCAAAAAAAAATTGAAGTTGTACAGGAAAATATTGATTTGTTGCGAGTTTATGAAGAATTGGCTTTAAACGGAGTAGAAGTGGGAAAAGCAGGAGCCGTTGATATACTAAAACTTCAGATGCAGCAAAATAAATTAAAAGATCAGTTAATCAATCTTCAAAATAATTTGAATGCTGAAAAAGTAGCGTTTAATCGTCTGCTAAATAAAGAAAATAATGCTTCCGTAGCAATAATCGATACGCTATTGTTACCTGGGGAAGAAGCGAAGTTTTCAGCTATAAAAATACATCCGGAATTATCCAAACTCGATAAAACTTTGGAAAGTATAGATTTTGCTGAAGCTATTAATCAAAAGGAAGCTGCCCCTCAATTTGGTTTGGGTTTAGATTATATTAATGTGGGAACGCGTACCGATATGGCGATTCCGGATAACGGAAAAGATATTGTAATGCCGATGATTTCTTTTTCTGTGCCAATTTTCAATCATAAATATTCTTCGGTTACAGCTCAAAATAAACTTCGTAAAAAGCAAGTTTCAGCTACTAAAAATCAAAGACTAAATGAATTGGAAAGTAGGTTATCTAAAGCTTTAGAAAATCGGAATTCGGCTCGAAATTCAGTAGAAATTCAGCTTCGTAATATAGAGTTAACCAAAGATGCTGAAGCTATTTTAATGCGCAGTTACGAAAGCGAAACTTTAGATTTTCGAGATGTTTTGGATATTCAAGAAATGCGATTGGAATATCAAATGAAATTGGCCGAAGCGGTAAGTGATTATTTTAAGCAAGCTGCGATGGTGGAGTATTTAGTAGATTAG
- a CDS encoding efflux RND transporter periplasmic adaptor subunit — protein sequence MKKTVIYTSLALIIGLFIGYMVFSGNVDSQQETHTEHNDKVESEETKWTCAMHPQIIQSEPGDCPICGMELIPADQNSTDIAGFTMTENAMKLANIQTTVVGISSRNKVVKLSGVLEANEESNAIQASYFSGRIEQLFINTTGEEIQKGQMLATIYSPELVAAQQELLTALRLKESQPKLYMAVRNKLKNWKLSDSQINSIEENGKVKENFPVFATNSGTVTEKMVSQGDYVDRGQPLFKIANLTKVWAILDAYEQQLSNLKEEQKLQISVNAFADQNFSGTIDFINPVLDNSARTTKVRVVLENPEGKLKPGMFVEAEVDLEAAEDDKISVPKSAVMWTGERSVVYLKSDANSPQFEMKEVKLGSEIADSYQILEGLEKGDEVVTNGTFTVDAAAQLQGKKSMMSRNPTDNNSNAEVMEMDLSKSFQLALKPVIQDYLQLKDDLVASDATSTRQAAKKTSAKINNIDTAELNKILSSYVKAIQDKFKAISVSKDIATQREHFIALSQNMIALVSNFDEIDEIYIQRCPMANNNLGATWLSRNKEIKNPYFGSQMLGCGETIRILPNKDK from the coding sequence ATGAAAAAAACAGTTATATATACAAGTTTAGCTTTAATAATCGGACTCTTTATTGGGTATATGGTCTTTAGTGGAAATGTAGATTCTCAGCAGGAAACTCATACGGAGCATAACGATAAAGTTGAAAGCGAAGAAACGAAATGGACCTGCGCAATGCATCCGCAAATTATACAATCTGAACCAGGAGATTGCCCGATATGTGGAATGGAGTTGATTCCTGCCGATCAAAATAGTACCGATATTGCTGGATTTACCATGACTGAAAATGCAATGAAATTGGCCAATATTCAGACTACTGTTGTAGGAATTTCTAGTAGAAATAAAGTAGTTAAATTATCGGGAGTATTAGAAGCTAATGAAGAATCGAATGCTATACAAGCTTCCTACTTTTCAGGACGTATAGAGCAGCTTTTTATAAATACTACCGGAGAAGAAATCCAAAAAGGGCAAATGTTAGCTACTATTTATTCTCCTGAATTAGTTGCCGCGCAACAGGAACTGCTAACGGCTTTACGATTAAAAGAGTCTCAGCCAAAATTATACATGGCAGTACGTAATAAATTAAAAAATTGGAAACTGAGTGATTCGCAAATAAATTCGATTGAAGAAAATGGGAAAGTAAAAGAGAATTTCCCTGTTTTTGCAACAAATTCTGGAACAGTGACGGAGAAAATGGTAAGCCAAGGGGATTATGTAGATCGAGGTCAGCCATTATTTAAAATAGCAAATCTTACTAAAGTTTGGGCGATTTTGGATGCTTACGAGCAGCAATTATCAAATTTAAAAGAGGAGCAAAAACTTCAAATTTCGGTTAATGCATTCGCCGATCAAAACTTTAGCGGTACTATAGATTTTATTAATCCTGTTTTGGATAATTCAGCCAGAACAACGAAGGTACGTGTTGTTTTAGAAAATCCTGAAGGTAAATTAAAACCGGGAATGTTTGTAGAAGCAGAGGTTGATTTGGAGGCGGCAGAAGATGATAAAATAAGTGTGCCAAAATCTGCAGTAATGTGGACGGGAGAGCGCTCTGTAGTCTATTTAAAATCCGATGCTAATTCTCCTCAGTTTGAAATGAAAGAAGTGAAATTAGGTAGCGAAATTGCCGATTCTTACCAAATTCTTGAAGGTTTGGAAAAAGGCGATGAGGTGGTAACTAACGGAACTTTTACCGTGGATGCCGCAGCGCAATTGCAAGGAAAGAAATCGATGATGAGTCGGAATCCGACTGATAATAATAGCAATGCAGAGGTAATGGAAATGGATTTATCAAAAAGTTTTCAGTTAGCACTAAAACCGGTGATTCAGGATTATTTACAATTGAAGGATGATCTGGTAGCTAGCGATGCTACTTCAACAAGGCAGGCAGCGAAAAAAACTTCAGCAAAAATCAACAATATCGATACGGCGGAATTGAATAAAATATTGTCTTCTTATGTTAAAGCTATTCAGGATAAATTTAAAGCGATAAGTGTTTCAAAAGATATTGCGACGCAACGAGAGCATTTTATTGCGCTTTCACAAAATATGATTGCGCTGGTATCGAATTTCGATGAAATCGACGAGATTTATATTCAGCGCTGCCCAATGGCGAACAACAATCTTGGTGCTACCTGGCTTAGTAGAAATAAGGAAATTAAAAATCCATATTTTGGCTCGCAAATGTTAGGATGCGGAGAAACGATTAGAATTTTACCAAATAAGGATAAATAG
- a CDS encoding DUF3347 domain-containing protein: MKRIPRNLFFIAFSAGIISFTSCKENKESATDATQEDVKMTQDDNAKTIVQNAKFNDEKVASEYAAYLQLKDALVATDANAAKKAAKKMTGFENAEIAELATKISEETAIEAQRKVFSELTVLIEPVLENAIASGEIYKQFCPMAFDGKGASWFAASEEINNPYFGDKMLHCGRVEKTIQ; this comes from the coding sequence ATGAAACGTATACCTAGAAATCTATTTTTTATCGCTTTTTCAGCTGGAATTATAAGCTTTACCAGCTGTAAGGAAAACAAAGAATCTGCTACTGATGCTACGCAGGAAGATGTAAAAATGACTCAGGATGATAATGCTAAAACGATAGTCCAAAATGCTAAATTTAATGATGAAAAAGTAGCTTCAGAATACGCTGCTTATTTACAATTGAAAGATGCTTTGGTGGCTACCGATGCAAATGCTGCGAAAAAGGCAGCCAAGAAAATGACCGGTTTCGAGAATGCTGAAATTGCTGAATTAGCGACTAAAATTTCAGAAGAGACGGCTATAGAAGCACAACGAAAAGTATTTTCTGAATTAACGGTTTTGATAGAACCGGTGCTCGAAAATGCTATTGCTTCCGGAGAAATTTATAAGCAGTTTTGCCCAATGGCTTTCGACGGAAAAGGAGCATCTTGGTTTGCAGCTTCCGAAGAAATTAATAATCCGTATTTTGGAGATAAAATGTTGCATTGCGGTAGAGTAGAAAAAACTATTCAGTAA
- a CDS encoding helix-turn-helix transcriptional regulator has protein sequence MADNAIPIKNIVCGRCIATVEAILSKLDIPYKEVSLGEAILERDLSAAEQNELSSELEKVGFQLLQSKNERIINHIKSVLINEISNSTDQKKLSEILSAELHHDYSFITNLFTAEEGQSIQSYFNKLKIEKAKELLEYDELSIAEVADQLGFSTAAYLSTSFKKQTGITPSAYKKKQLKGRKGLDSV, from the coding sequence TTGGCAGATAACGCGATTCCTATTAAAAATATAGTTTGTGGCCGTTGCATCGCGACGGTAGAAGCTATTTTGTCTAAACTCGATATTCCGTATAAAGAAGTGAGTTTAGGGGAAGCGATTTTAGAAAGAGATCTTTCTGCAGCAGAACAAAATGAGTTGTCTTCGGAATTGGAAAAAGTAGGTTTTCAGCTTTTACAATCTAAGAATGAACGTATCATCAATCATATAAAATCTGTTTTGATTAATGAGATTTCAAATAGTACCGATCAAAAGAAATTATCAGAAATCTTAAGTGCAGAGCTTCATCACGATTATAGTTTTATTACCAATTTATTTACTGCGGAAGAAGGACAAAGCATCCAGTCGTATTTCAATAAACTAAAGATTGAAAAAGCCAAAGAACTTTTAGAATATGATGAATTGAGTATTGCTGAAGTTGCCGATCAACTTGGTTTTTCTACTGCGGCTTATTTATCGACTTCCTTTAAAAAACAAACCGGGATTACTCCTTCAGCCTACAAAAAAAAGCAACTAAAAGGTCGAAAAGGCTTAGATTCTGTTTAG